A part of Pararoseomonas sp. SCSIO 73927 genomic DNA contains:
- a CDS encoding OmpA family protein, translated as MIPFRAAVAMLVLSAGTALAQTSPSPAPRSQPQRPQPPFNCIGAEELEDDVFAVPFAAGRDRLTDAARASLSAAVELLKRDTDRNACILGHARSEGGQQTSVQLAARRARAVKDALRAAGLPEARLRSEARVAGFSRSTGNTVARSVSIVVMPAAAPRPERVPPAPAGTEPPRETTPPPPRPPAEPPARESTPPPPRPPVEAPARETTPPPAPSPAAPAPRETTPPPARPPAEPPARETTPPPAAPPAEAPPRETTPPPARPPAETPPAEGARPAPDASPASGARPD; from the coding sequence ATGATTCCCTTCCGCGCCGCTGTAGCGATGCTGGTCCTCTCGGCCGGCACTGCCCTTGCCCAGACCTCACCCTCCCCGGCCCCGCGCAGCCAGCCCCAGCGCCCGCAGCCGCCCTTCAACTGCATCGGGGCGGAGGAGCTGGAGGACGACGTCTTCGCGGTGCCCTTCGCCGCCGGGCGCGACCGGCTGACGGACGCCGCGCGCGCCTCCCTCTCCGCCGCGGTGGAGCTGCTGAAGCGGGACACGGACCGCAACGCCTGCATCCTCGGCCATGCCCGGAGCGAGGGCGGGCAGCAGACGAGCGTGCAGCTCGCGGCCCGCCGCGCCCGCGCGGTAAAGGACGCACTGCGCGCCGCCGGCCTGCCCGAAGCCCGCCTGCGGTCCGAGGCGCGGGTGGCCGGCTTCAGCCGCAGCACCGGCAACACGGTGGCGCGGAGCGTTTCCATCGTCGTGATGCCCGCCGCCGCACCCCGGCCGGAGCGCGTGCCACCCGCCCCCGCCGGTACCGAGCCGCCGCGCGAGACCACCCCGCCGCCGCCCCGCCCCCCGGCCGAGCCGCCGGCGCGGGAGAGCACGCCGCCCCCGCCGCGCCCGCCCGTGGAAGCGCCGGCACGGGAGACCACCCCGCCGCCCGCCCCTTCTCCAGCCGCCCCCGCGCCGCGCGAGACGACGCCGCCCCCGGCCCGACCACCTGCGGAGCCGCCGGCCCGCGAGACCACGCCCCCGCCCGCCGCACCGCCCGCCGAGGCGCCGCCGCGCGAGACCACCCCGCCCCCGGCGCGCCCGCCCGCGGAGACCCCCCCGGCGGAGGGCGCGCGACCGGCTCCGGATGCATCCCCGGCCAGTGGCGCCAGGCCCGATTAG
- a CDS encoding JmjC domain-containing protein translates to MALTLADLLAPMDPQRFFAEFHDKQPLHIRGGAAKFAGVLSWSGIDRLLNQTHNWSAQSLKLQMDGQPVPPEAYCVRATNRDNAPVMQPDSRRLREWVGRGASVVMNDVDSLTPGLASVSEALEEAGLGRAQANVYISFQAHKAFPTHFDTHDVWAVQVEGEKTWNIWSGRAEYPIPHPAFRGLGQAHHERARGTIREKVLLKAGDLLYLPRGWYHDALAEGPSSVHVAYGVHAPIGVDLANMLAERAIQDPMFRAPLPRQDGTAAAGFALTTRAAQLGQRMAELARDPAVLQVLARHVAEARYHRGGVDLLGFRGLAPAAEAPSGGVSEGPGFRVLAPGAKPVRRGAEWVLKTPTATLPLTPPEAEAAGWLLARREVDAAALQAAHPSVDAPALLNRLTDAGALAAA, encoded by the coding sequence ATGGCCCTCACCCTCGCCGACCTGCTCGCCCCGATGGACCCGCAGCGGTTCTTCGCGGAGTTCCACGACAAGCAGCCGCTCCACATTCGGGGCGGGGCCGCGAAGTTCGCGGGCGTGCTGTCCTGGTCCGGGATCGACCGGCTGCTGAACCAGACGCACAACTGGTCCGCCCAGTCCCTGAAGCTGCAGATGGACGGGCAGCCCGTGCCGCCCGAGGCCTACTGCGTCCGCGCTACCAACCGCGACAACGCGCCCGTCATGCAGCCGGATTCGCGCCGGCTGCGGGAATGGGTGGGGCGCGGGGCCTCCGTGGTGATGAACGACGTGGACAGCCTCACCCCCGGCCTCGCCTCGGTGAGCGAGGCGTTGGAGGAGGCGGGGCTCGGGCGCGCCCAGGCGAATGTCTACATCTCCTTCCAGGCCCACAAGGCCTTCCCCACCCACTTCGACACGCACGACGTCTGGGCGGTGCAGGTGGAGGGGGAGAAGACCTGGAATATCTGGTCCGGGCGGGCGGAGTACCCGATCCCGCACCCGGCCTTCCGCGGCCTTGGGCAGGCGCATCACGAGCGGGCGCGGGGCACCATCCGGGAGAAGGTGCTGCTGAAAGCGGGCGACCTGCTCTACCTGCCGCGCGGCTGGTACCACGACGCGCTGGCGGAGGGGCCGTCCTCCGTCCACGTCGCCTACGGCGTGCACGCCCCGATCGGGGTGGATCTGGCGAACATGCTGGCCGAGCGCGCCATCCAGGACCCGATGTTCCGCGCGCCCCTGCCGCGGCAGGACGGCACGGCGGCGGCGGGGTTCGCGCTGACCACCCGCGCCGCGCAGCTCGGGCAGCGGATGGCGGAGCTGGCGCGGGACCCGGCGGTGCTGCAGGTGCTGGCGCGCCACGTGGCGGAGGCGCGCTACCACCGGGGCGGCGTGGACCTGCTCGGCTTCCGCGGCCTGGCGCCGGCGGCGGAGGCTCCCTCGGGCGGCGTTTCCGAGGGGCCCGGCTTCCGCGTGCTGGCGCCGGGGGCAAAGCCCGTGCGGCGCGGCGCGGAATGGGTGCTGAAGACGCCAACCGCCACCCTGCCCCTCACCCCGCCAGAGGCCGAGGCGGCCGGCTGGCTCCTCGCCCGGCGGGAGGTGGACGCGGCGGCGCTGCAGGCCGCCCACCCGTCCGTGGACGCCCCTGCCCTCCTCAACCGCCTGACCGACGCCGGAGCGCTCGCCGCCGCATGA
- a CDS encoding alpha/beta fold hydrolase, with amino-acid sequence MAAGRDATWRAMPVRPSRRALLALPLALCAGGCTPQIIPAGPALADPALAGEALVMADGARLPMRAWLPEAPPRAVLLCLHGFNDSRNFMTEPAPALNKAGLAVYAYDQRGFGGAPHRGVWPGAETLAEDAAAAARLLRARHPGIPVFLLGESMGGAVLLLAATRPVPPAADGYVLLAPAVWGRVTMPGIMVGLLDLLAHTVPRVAVSSGVPGIVPTDNMDALRRMARDPLTIRETRVDTTKGLVDLMDEALAAAPRLGPGTPPVLLVYGARDQLVPPVATRALLERFSPGAPVRIAYYSGIHHMPLRDLQAPTVIGDVLAWMDRPSGPLPSGADGVGTAWARQVAG; translated from the coding sequence ATGGCCGCTGGCCGCGACGCCACATGGCGGGCGATGCCCGTCCGTCCGTCCCGCCGCGCCCTCCTCGCCCTGCCGCTGGCCCTCTGCGCCGGGGGCTGCACTCCCCAAATCATCCCCGCCGGCCCGGCGCTGGCCGACCCCGCCCTGGCCGGGGAAGCGCTGGTCATGGCGGACGGTGCGCGGCTGCCGATGCGCGCCTGGCTGCCGGAAGCGCCGCCCCGCGCCGTCCTCCTCTGCCTGCACGGCTTCAACGACAGCCGGAACTTCATGACGGAACCGGCCCCGGCCCTGAACAAGGCCGGCCTTGCCGTCTACGCCTACGACCAGCGCGGCTTCGGGGGCGCGCCGCACCGTGGCGTCTGGCCCGGCGCCGAGACCCTGGCCGAGGACGCCGCCGCCGCTGCCCGCCTGCTGCGGGCCCGGCACCCCGGCATCCCCGTCTTCCTCCTCGGCGAGAGCATGGGCGGTGCCGTGCTGCTGCTGGCCGCCACCCGCCCCGTCCCGCCCGCGGCCGACGGCTACGTGCTGCTCGCCCCCGCCGTCTGGGGCCGGGTGACGATGCCCGGGATCATGGTCGGGCTGCTCGACCTCCTCGCCCACACCGTGCCGCGCGTCGCCGTCTCCTCCGGCGTGCCGGGGATCGTGCCCACGGACAACATGGACGCCCTGCGCCGCATGGCCCGCGACCCCCTGACCATCCGGGAAACCCGCGTGGACACCACCAAGGGGCTGGTGGATCTGATGGACGAGGCCTTGGCCGCCGCGCCACGCCTCGGGCCGGGCACGCCCCCCGTCCTCCTCGTCTACGGCGCCCGGGACCAGCTCGTGCCGCCGGTGGCCACCCGCGCGCTGCTGGAACGCTTCTCCCCCGGCGCCCCGGTGCGGATCGCCTACTACAGCGGCATCCACCACATGCCCCTGCGGGACCTGCAGGCGCCGACCGTGATCGGGGACGTGCTGGCCTGGATGGACCGGCCATCCGGCCCCCTGCCCTCGGGCGCGGACGGGGTGGGGACGGCCTGGGCGCGGCAGGTGGCGGGGTAG
- a CDS encoding glycosyltransferase family 2 protein: protein MNRTHLVVIPSFDTGPRLAETVAAARAAWPVVWVVVDGSTDGSAEPLRAIRDPGFRLIERPRNGGKGAAIRDALEAASAEGFTHALTVDADGQHPADRIPDFMAESAAHPEAMILGRPVFGPEAPRLRVRGRRVSNWWAGLETLWCSRGGEAIADSLCGFRVYPIAPLLRIMRRTPFMRRYDFDAEAVVRLAWRGVPVRNLIAEVRYFTPEQGGVSHFRYGRDNLLLTGMHTRLVFGFLARLPLLAARRLRRKTGWRGGG, encoded by the coding sequence TTGAACCGCACGCACCTCGTCGTCATCCCCAGCTTCGACACCGGCCCGCGCCTGGCGGAGACCGTGGCGGCCGCGCGCGCGGCCTGGCCGGTGGTGTGGGTGGTGGTGGACGGCAGCACGGACGGCTCGGCCGAGCCGCTGCGGGCCATCCGGGACCCGGGCTTCCGCCTGATCGAGCGGCCGCGCAACGGCGGCAAGGGCGCGGCCATCCGCGACGCGCTGGAGGCCGCCTCGGCCGAGGGCTTCACCCATGCGCTGACGGTGGACGCCGACGGCCAGCACCCCGCCGACCGCATCCCCGACTTCATGGCCGAGAGCGCGGCCCACCCGGAGGCGATGATCCTCGGCCGCCCGGTCTTCGGGCCGGAGGCGCCGCGGTTGCGCGTGCGGGGCCGCCGCGTCTCCAACTGGTGGGCGGGGCTGGAGACGCTGTGGTGCAGCCGCGGCGGGGAGGCGATCGCGGACAGCCTCTGCGGCTTCCGCGTCTACCCCATCGCGCCGCTGCTGCGCATCATGCGCCGCACCCCCTTCATGCGCCGCTACGATTTCGACGCCGAGGCGGTGGTGCGCCTGGCCTGGCGCGGCGTGCCCGTGCGGAACCTGATCGCCGAGGTGCGCTACTTCACCCCCGAGCAGGGCGGCGTCTCCCACTTCCGCTACGGGCGGGACAACCTGCTGCTGACGGGGATGCACACGCGGCTGGTCTTCGGCTTCCTGGCCCGGCTGCCTCTCCTCGCCGCCCGGCGGCTGCGCCGGAAGACGGGGTGGAGGGGAGGGGGCTGA
- a CDS encoding lysophospholipid acyltransferase family protein — MADTLPPLPPPDRARRPLDVLAFWGVLAVFGVSYLGWGLAALAIRAVLPAGRGGGFGRRAIARGFRMLLRLMERSGLAHFDLAELDRLRGARGVVLVPNHLSMIDVMLVVSRVPDTVCIMKAGLERNPMLGGGRLGGYLPNSGGLSVIRRATEALRGGANLLVFPEGTRGRDGRLGPFHPGFALIARRAGAPVQPVLIESNTRYLGKEWPFWRRPAFPLRYRVRLGERVTVTGGAEAFAEGLRRGMAARLGTALR, encoded by the coding sequence GTGGCGGACACCCTGCCGCCGCTGCCCCCGCCGGACCGCGCGCGCCGGCCGCTCGACGTGCTGGCTTTCTGGGGCGTGCTGGCGGTCTTCGGGGTCTCCTACCTCGGCTGGGGCCTGGCCGCTCTGGCGATCCGGGCGGTGCTGCCGGCCGGGCGGGGGGGCGGCTTCGGCCGCCGCGCCATCGCGCGGGGCTTCCGGATGCTGCTGCGGCTGATGGAGCGGTCGGGCCTCGCGCATTTCGACCTCGCGGAGCTCGACCGCCTGCGCGGCGCGCGCGGCGTCGTCCTCGTGCCCAACCACCTGTCCATGATCGACGTGATGCTCGTCGTCTCCCGCGTGCCGGACACGGTGTGCATCATGAAGGCGGGGCTGGAGCGGAACCCGATGCTCGGCGGCGGGCGGCTGGGGGGCTACCTCCCGAATTCCGGCGGCCTCTCCGTGATCCGGCGCGCGACGGAGGCGCTGCGCGGCGGCGCCAACCTGCTGGTCTTCCCGGAGGGCACGCGTGGCCGGGACGGGCGGCTGGGACCCTTCCACCCGGGCTTCGCCCTCATCGCCCGCCGCGCCGGGGCGCCGGTGCAGCCCGTGCTGATCGAGAGCAACACGCGCTACCTCGGCAAGGAGTGGCCCTTCTGGCGCCGCCCGGCCTTCCCGCTGCGCTACCGCGTGCGGCTTGGGGAAAGGGTGACGGTGACCGGCGGGGCGGAGGCCTTCGCGGAGGGGCTGCGCCGGGGAATGGCCGCCCGGCTGGGAACCGCGCTGCGTTGA
- a CDS encoding NAD(P)-dependent oxidoreductase, which yields MRACFVDAGGALADVMERLHRPGDIPVAIHRNPDVTPDELPGVLDGAEIAIIDHTNFPTAIAKRCAGLKHVVFLGTGARSYMNPEELEAECGIQLHLIRGYGDTAVAEMSFALMWAAAKGLAYMDRGIRAGRWDRTDGMELTGKTVGLIGYGGIGAEMARLCRGAGMKVLAWNRTPREAEGVTFTDLDTLLAESHVVSLHLLLSDETRGFLSAERIAKIRPGAIFINTARGAITDEAALAAAVESGALRHIGLDVYAEEPLPAGHFLSKVENATLAAHSAFRTPEASDNLIEASLEHCRRIAREG from the coding sequence ATGCGCGCCTGCTTCGTCGATGCCGGGGGCGCCCTGGCCGATGTGATGGAACGGCTCCACCGGCCGGGGGACATTCCCGTGGCGATCCACCGCAACCCCGACGTGACGCCGGACGAGCTGCCCGGCGTGCTGGACGGCGCCGAGATCGCCATCATCGACCACACCAACTTCCCGACCGCCATCGCCAAGCGGTGCGCCGGACTGAAGCACGTGGTCTTCCTCGGCACCGGCGCGCGCAGCTACATGAACCCGGAGGAGCTGGAGGCCGAGTGCGGCATCCAGCTCCACCTCATCCGCGGCTACGGCGACACCGCGGTGGCGGAGATGTCCTTCGCCCTGATGTGGGCCGCCGCCAAGGGCCTGGCCTACATGGACCGCGGCATCCGCGCCGGCCGCTGGGACCGCACGGACGGCATGGAGCTGACGGGCAAGACCGTCGGCCTCATCGGCTACGGCGGCATCGGGGCGGAGATGGCACGCCTGTGCCGCGGCGCCGGCATGAAGGTCCTGGCCTGGAACCGAACCCCGCGCGAGGCCGAGGGCGTGACCTTCACCGACCTCGACACCCTGCTGGCCGAGAGCCACGTCGTCTCCCTGCACCTGCTGCTGAGCGACGAGACGCGCGGCTTCCTCTCGGCCGAGCGCATCGCGAAGATCCGCCCCGGCGCCATCTTCATCAACACCGCCCGCGGCGCCATCACGGACGAGGCCGCCCTGGCCGCCGCGGTGGAGAGCGGCGCGCTCCGCCATATCGGCCTGGACGTTTACGCCGAGGAGCCACTGCCCGCCGGGCACTTCCTCTCAAAGGTGGAGAACGCGACGCTGGCGGCCCACTCCGCCTTCCGCACGCCGGAAGCCAGCGACAACCTGATCGAGGCGTCGCTGGAGCATTGCCGGCGGATCGCGCGGGAGGGGTGA
- a CDS encoding FAD-binding oxidoreductase — MTRHVAVIGAGVEGAASAIELLRAGHRVTILEPGTPGGEQAASFGNAGWLSSHSVLPPSAPGLWRKVPGFLSDPLGPLAVRWGYLPRALPWLLRYLAAGSTEEKLLRIARALRPLLKDSAVLHTHLAGEAGVPELIEHRGLMNAWHSRAGFEAEAMGWRIRRQVGIAWREIEGEALREIEPDLDPAYTFAVLVEEAGRCLSPGRYVAALVAHAQAQGAALRKVAATGLRLEGRVLRGVALSDGTVLECDAAVIACGIRSAPLAAQAGDRVPLQTERGYHVMLRGANAGPRHSISLGAAKMVVNPMADGLRAAGQVEIAALDAPPNWKRAEILRDHLLRSFPGLPDPFPADRVSMWLGNRPSTPDGMPVLAPSSRCADVIHAFGHGHVGLVAGPRTGRIVSQLLSGQAPEIDIAPFSPTRFR, encoded by the coding sequence ATGACACGCCACGTCGCGGTGATCGGTGCGGGCGTCGAGGGCGCGGCGAGCGCCATCGAGCTGCTCCGCGCCGGCCACCGCGTGACGATCCTGGAGCCGGGCACGCCGGGCGGCGAGCAGGCGGCGAGCTTCGGCAACGCGGGGTGGCTCTCCTCCCACTCCGTGCTGCCGCCGAGCGCGCCGGGGCTGTGGAGGAAGGTGCCGGGTTTCCTGTCCGATCCGCTGGGGCCGCTGGCGGTGCGGTGGGGGTATCTGCCGCGCGCCCTGCCGTGGCTGCTGCGCTACCTGGCCGCGGGATCGACCGAGGAGAAACTGCTGCGGATCGCGCGGGCGCTGCGGCCCCTGCTGAAGGACAGCGCCGTGCTGCACACGCACCTGGCGGGCGAGGCGGGGGTGCCGGAGCTGATCGAGCACCGGGGGCTGATGAACGCCTGGCATTCCCGCGCGGGATTCGAGGCGGAAGCGATGGGCTGGCGCATCCGGCGGCAGGTCGGGATCGCGTGGCGGGAGATCGAGGGCGAGGCGCTGCGGGAGATCGAGCCGGACCTGGACCCGGCCTACACCTTCGCGGTGCTGGTGGAGGAGGCGGGGCGGTGCCTCTCTCCGGGGCGCTACGTCGCGGCGCTGGTGGCGCATGCGCAGGCGCAGGGGGCGGCGCTGCGGAAGGTGGCGGCCACAGGGCTGCGGCTGGAAGGGCGCGTGCTGCGGGGCGTCGCGCTCTCGGACGGCACGGTGCTGGAATGCGACGCGGCGGTGATCGCCTGCGGCATCCGCTCCGCGCCGCTGGCGGCGCAGGCGGGGGATCGCGTGCCGCTGCAGACGGAGCGCGGCTACCACGTGATGCTGCGCGGGGCGAATGCGGGGCCGCGCCATTCCATCAGTCTCGGTGCGGCGAAGATGGTGGTGAACCCGATGGCGGACGGGCTGCGCGCCGCCGGGCAGGTGGAGATCGCGGCGCTGGACGCGCCCCCGAACTGGAAGCGCGCGGAGATCCTGCGCGACCACCTGCTGCGCTCGTTCCCCGGCCTGCCCGATCCCTTTCCGGCCGACCGCGTCAGCATGTGGCTGGGCAACCGCCCGAGCACGCCGGACGGGATGCCGGTCCTCGCACCCTCCTCACGCTGCGCCGACGTGATCCACGCCTTCGGTCACGGCCATGTCGGGCTGGTGGCGGGGCCGCGCACCGGGCGTATCGTGTCCCAGCTCCTCTCCGGCCAGGCGCCGGAGATCGACATCGCGCCCTTCTCCCCCACCCGCTTCCGGTAG
- a CDS encoding aspartate/glutamate racemase family protein — protein sequence MTAIPAPSPRRGVAKGGKALYGVPLGILMLEARFPRIYGDMGNGTTWPFPVLYRLVRGASPEKVVLNGAAGLMDDFIEAARDLVSQGAEAITTNCGFLSLFQREIAAAVGVPVATSSLMQVPWVQAMLPPGQRVGLVTVSGGSLTPRHLEAVGVPLDIPMEGTESGREFFRVLIKAEKDDMDVDLAERDVVEAAERLVARHPDVGAIVLECTNMPPYAAAVQRATGRPVYDIYSMITYFHAGLRPRDFAR from the coding sequence ATGACCGCCATTCCCGCCCCATCCCCCCGCCGCGGCGTCGCGAAGGGCGGCAAGGCGCTCTACGGCGTGCCGCTGGGCATCCTCATGCTAGAGGCGCGCTTCCCTCGGATCTACGGGGACATGGGCAACGGCACCACCTGGCCCTTCCCCGTGCTCTACCGCCTCGTCCGCGGCGCCAGCCCGGAGAAGGTGGTGCTGAACGGCGCCGCCGGCCTGATGGACGACTTCATCGAGGCCGCGCGCGACCTCGTCTCCCAGGGCGCCGAGGCCATCACCACCAATTGCGGCTTCCTCTCCCTGTTCCAGCGCGAGATCGCGGCGGCCGTCGGCGTTCCCGTCGCCACCTCCAGCCTCATGCAGGTGCCCTGGGTGCAGGCGATGTTGCCGCCCGGCCAGCGCGTCGGCCTCGTCACCGTCTCCGGCGGCAGCCTGACGCCGAGGCACCTGGAGGCCGTGGGCGTGCCCCTCGACATCCCGATGGAGGGCACGGAGAGCGGCCGCGAGTTCTTCCGTGTCCTCATCAAAGCCGAGAAGGACGACATGGACGTGGACCTGGCGGAGAGGGACGTGGTGGAGGCCGCCGAGCGCCTCGTCGCCCGCCACCCGGATGTCGGGGCCATCGTGCTGGAGTGCACGAACATGCCGCCCTACGCCGCCGCCGTGCAGCGCGCGACCGGGCGGCCGGTCTACGACATCTACTCGATGATCACCTACTTCCACGCCGGGCTGCGGCCGCGGGACTTCGCGAGGTGA
- the rfaE1 gene encoding D-glycero-beta-D-manno-heptose-7-phosphate kinase: protein MIDFGGRRILCLGDVMLDRFHYGRVERISPEAPVPVVRMGDSRAMLGGAGNVARNIASLGGAAVLVGVAGGDAAGRELAALIAGTPGLEDALVPSSTRPTSAKTRIIAGHQHVVRLDEEVTAPIEAADIAAIRGRVDALLPGCHALVLSDYAKGVLGEEVVRHAIDTARGLGLPVLVDPKRHDFGFYAGATVLTPNLKELRAAAGRALETEGEIAEAARALLGPAGAGAILVTRSEKGMLLVEADGGVHSVPAHAKEVFDVSGAGDTVIAVAALAVAAGQPLPRAMRIANAAAGVVVGKLGTATLDVAELTAALEAEESENTDIAGKIAASPDGAVPVLDNWRRRGLTIGFTNGCFDILHRGHVTMLQACRAACDRLVVAVNTDDSVRRLKGPTRPVNGLEDRLAVIAALQSVDLVLAFGEDTPLELITRLQPDVLFKGADYREDQVVGADVVRARGGRVALIDLVPGRSTTRIIERSRAG from the coding sequence ATGATCGATTTCGGCGGCCGGCGCATCCTCTGCCTCGGCGACGTCATGCTGGACCGGTTCCACTACGGCCGGGTGGAGCGCATCTCGCCGGAGGCGCCGGTGCCTGTGGTGCGGATGGGCGACAGCCGCGCCATGCTCGGCGGCGCGGGCAACGTGGCGCGCAACATCGCCTCTCTCGGCGGGGCGGCGGTGCTGGTGGGCGTGGCGGGGGGGGACGCGGCGGGGCGGGAGCTGGCGGCGCTGATCGCCGGCACGCCGGGGCTGGAGGACGCCCTGGTCCCCTCCTCCACCCGCCCCACCAGCGCCAAGACCCGCATCATCGCCGGCCACCAGCACGTGGTGCGGCTGGACGAGGAGGTGACGGCCCCGATCGAGGCGGCCGACATCGCCGCCATCCGCGGCCGGGTGGACGCCCTGCTGCCGGGCTGCCACGCCCTCGTTCTCTCCGACTACGCCAAGGGCGTGCTGGGGGAGGAGGTGGTGCGCCACGCCATCGACACGGCGCGCGGCCTCGGTCTGCCAGTGCTGGTGGACCCCAAGCGGCACGATTTCGGCTTCTACGCCGGCGCCACCGTGCTGACCCCCAACCTGAAGGAGCTGCGCGCCGCCGCCGGCCGCGCGCTGGAGACGGAGGGCGAGATCGCCGAGGCCGCCCGCGCCCTGCTCGGCCCCGCGGGGGCCGGCGCGATCCTCGTCACCCGTTCCGAGAAGGGGATGCTGCTGGTGGAGGCCGATGGCGGCGTCCACTCCGTTCCCGCCCACGCGAAGGAGGTCTTCGACGTCTCCGGCGCCGGCGACACGGTGATCGCCGTCGCCGCCCTGGCGGTGGCCGCCGGCCAGCCCCTGCCGCGCGCCATGCGGATCGCCAACGCCGCTGCCGGCGTCGTCGTCGGCAAGCTCGGCACCGCGACGCTGGACGTGGCGGAGCTGACCGCCGCGCTGGAGGCGGAGGAGAGCGAGAACACCGACATCGCCGGCAAGATCGCCGCCTCCCCCGACGGCGCCGTCCCCGTGCTGGACAACTGGCGCCGGCGCGGCCTGACGATCGGCTTCACCAATGGCTGCTTCGATATTCTCCACCGCGGCCATGTCACCATGCTCCAGGCCTGCCGCGCCGCCTGCGACCGGCTGGTGGTGGCCGTGAACACGGATGACAGCGTGCGCCGCCTGAAGGGCCCCACCCGCCCGGTGAACGGGCTGGAGGACAGGCTGGCCGTGATCGCCGCCCTGCAATCCGTGGACCTCGTGCTCGCCTTCGGCGAGGACACGCCGCTGGAACTCATCACCCGCCTGCAGCCGGACGTGCTGTTCAAGGGCGCCGACTACCGGGAGGACCAGGTGGTGGGCGCCGATGTGGTGCGCGCGCGCGGCGGGCGGGTGGCGCTGATCGACCTCGTGCCCGGGCGGTCCACGACGCGGATCATCGAGCGGAGCCGGGCGGGGTAG
- a CDS encoding AGE family epimerase/isomerase has product MQTLDDAWIWLRDTAWPFWLDRGVDWDRGGFHECLEMGTARCPADFRRLRVVTRQVFAFSAAHGAGLPRAGEAVETGIGFLRRARGEDGGYPWRYGLDGAVLDGRRDLYDHAFVLLALSSAARVLPAEPLRQEALTLLNFLDQKLAHPAGGYAEGLPATLPRRQNPHMHLLEACLAAFEVFSEAVFLDRATALARLFKDRLLDPATGALPEYFDDGLRPVLEGGRFAWEPGHHAEWAWLLGWLERLGGPPGDGARLLAHLDAKGLRHGAAVDAVWSDGAVKEAGFRLWPQTERLKAEALRTDRTPARQAEALAALARHVAGAPPGLWFERLGPSGQPLDEPAPASSLYHLTAGILVARGAGGLPQGALPPGPPPRA; this is encoded by the coding sequence ATGCAAACCCTGGACGACGCCTGGATCTGGCTGCGGGACACGGCCTGGCCGTTCTGGCTGGACCGCGGCGTGGACTGGGACCGGGGCGGCTTCCACGAGTGCCTGGAGATGGGCACGGCCCGCTGCCCCGCAGATTTCCGGCGGCTGCGGGTGGTGACGCGGCAGGTTTTCGCCTTCTCCGCCGCGCACGGGGCCGGGCTGCCGCGGGCCGGCGAGGCGGTGGAGACCGGGATCGGCTTCCTGCGCCGGGCGCGGGGGGAGGATGGCGGCTACCCCTGGCGCTACGGGCTGGACGGGGCGGTGCTGGACGGGCGGCGGGACCTGTACGACCACGCTTTCGTCCTGCTGGCGCTCTCCAGCGCCGCCCGGGTCCTACCGGCAGAGCCGCTTCGGCAGGAGGCGCTGACGCTTCTGAACTTCCTTGACCAGAAGCTGGCGCACCCGGCCGGCGGCTACGCGGAGGGTCTGCCCGCCACCCTGCCGCGCCGGCAAAACCCGCACATGCACCTGCTGGAAGCCTGCCTCGCCGCCTTCGAGGTCTTCAGCGAGGCGGTGTTCCTCGATCGCGCCACGGCCCTGGCCCGCCTCTTCAAGGACCGGCTGCTGGACCCCGCGACCGGCGCCCTGCCCGAGTACTTCGATGACGGCCTCCGCCCGGTGCTGGAGGGCGGCCGCTTCGCCTGGGAACCCGGCCACCACGCCGAATGGGCCTGGCTGCTGGGCTGGCTTGAGCGCCTCGGCGGCCCGCCAGGGGATGGCGCGCGCCTCCTCGCCCACCTCGACGCGAAGGGCCTGCGCCACGGTGCGGCGGTGGACGCGGTGTGGAGCGACGGTGCGGTGAAGGAGGCGGGTTTCCGCCTCTGGCCGCAGACGGAGCGGCTGAAGGCCGAGGCGCTGCGAACCGACCGCACCCCGGCGCGGCAGGCCGAAGCCCTTGCTGCCCTGGCCCGGCACGTCGCCGGCGCCCCACCCGGCCTGTGGTTCGAGCGGCTGGGTCCCTCCGGCCAACCCCTGGACGAGCCCGCCCCGGCCAGCAGCCTCTACCACCTCACCGCCGGCATCCTTGTGGCGCGGGGGGCGGGCGGGCTGCCCCAAGGGGCTCTGCCCCCTGGACCCCCGCCAAGGGCCTGA